The segment TAAGTACCAGCCCCGTAATCAAAGACGGGAGAAGTTACCCACGGGTTTTTCAAAGGTTCTTTAATAAGACGGCTCCCGGGAATATCAGCACGATGTTGTTCTTTACCGTCAACAATTATGGTATTATGAGAAGGAGTCGAGAGCACATAACGCCTCCATAAGGATAAATCGTAGGAATAAGTACCAGGTTCGGTAAGCAGCACTTTCCCTTTTGAATAGAGGAACAAATTAAGCATATCTTCATGTTCGTGCCCTAGACCAACAGGACCTGCATCAAAATAAAGACAGTTATCAGCATAATTCCAACCACTGCGCATTACATAATAACCGGCGTAATTAAAGAAATAAGAATCATATCGGGGTTTCTTTCCTTTTTTTCCTAAAGTGGCGCCAAAGAGAAATTTTGGGTCTTTCCAAACTTCATAAGCCTCCTTAAGGGAAGAAGTAGCATTTTCGAACCAAGCATCATTGAAAGGCGGGAGATATCCTGTAGGGTTCATCATATAGAGATTAAACTCATACATTTTTTTTAATTTATCAAGATATTTATCAGGTAAAGGGAGATTATTTTTTTGCGCCAGTTTGGCCAATTCCATAAAGTTTGAACGTGAAACCTGATGATATCCAGTCGTAAGTTCTACTTCAGCTCCATCAGGATAAACCTGCTTGTCCAATTCTTTATATAATCGATTAAAGGCAACATTTCGATATTCTTCAGCTTTTTTTAATTCAGGGAAAAGAATACCAATGGTGCCCAAGCCGTTACATTCCATTGTAATCCAGTTGCCGCTGCGCTGTGGATAGTCAATAGTGATTTTCTCCAATCTCTGGCCGTGTTCAATAATTCCTTTAACAAAAGTTGCGTTTACATCAGCAGTAAATGAAGGAGAGAAAAGGAAATACCAATAGGCATTCATCCAGGAACCCGACATTCTTATTCCAGATTCAATAGTACGCCAGCAAAGGGTTTCCCCCGCATCCTGGTCCAAAGGAACTGGATTATCTTTAACCCATCCCACCATCTGAGCGATCCATTCCCTTGCATATTTCTCGTCTAAAGTAGCCCAATAAGCTTTTCCCAATGTATTCCAAAATGGCATACGGTTAAGGTTGCACCAGGTCCATTCTTTTGTAAAATAGGGTTTTGAAGGATCCACCGGATTATATTGCCAGTTTATCCTTTCGCCAAGAAAAGCTTGAGGAGCACTCATGGAGGGTTCAATTAAATGTTTCATTATGTTATCCGCAGGAGGATAAAGGGATGAAACAGCTTTCCGGGGTTTATCGGCAGGATTAATATTCCATTTCACCTTACTTTTCCCGCGCCTGAATTCGAGGTAAGCAATTTTTGCTTTTCCCCAATCCCCTTGTTTGTAATATTTCCGTACTTCTTCCATACCCGGAAAATCAAAATTCAATGCCGAAAACAATAAGGAATCCTCAGCATTCTTGGAGGAAGGGGCAGCACCTATTTTTTGATCCCGGTCTGGTTGTGAGCCATAGGAAGCAGGACAGAGAAACAGGAAGACTGCGATTGAAATAGATAGAAGTTTCATAGATAAAGGATTTTAGTAGTCAGTCTTTTCGAAATACAAAGGGTTCACCGACAGCAAATTTTATTTTTTTAATGCACCAGGGACAGGTTATAGCATGAATTGCTTATAAGCCTTACATTCCGCTTTTGCGGACAGGGTAATTTCATGGTCAATCCGGTAAGTAATTTGTAAAAAGAGTCAGCCTATAAATGAAACAGTTCGTTAAACATATAACTGTTTCAGCTATTGACTTTATTCATCAGCTCAATACCTCTTTGTTGTTTTAATATATACTTGATTTTCAGATTATTAGAAGGGAAAAGAATTCATACTCTATGGAATAATCAAACTATAATTGTAATCGATGAAAATCAAATAAAACCAGAATGTATGAGAAGTATAAAACCAACATTTTATTTATAACAGGCGAAGTTTTTTTACTTCGCCTGTTAAAATGAACAATCTAAAAATACCCATCAAAAATCAAGGTACGTAGACACAGAAGCACAATTCTGTATTTTCCGGTCTTAGATCAAAAGATCAGACCAAATTATTTAAAAATAGTAGGTACAAAGGTTTGTAATGTCACTGCCCGGTCACGAACCACTAAAGTATCGGTTGCATTATAAGTATTGGTACCGTTTGATAGCTGATAGTTGAGATGAATAGCATTCCTCAATTCGTTTCCCCAGGAATCAGCATTCTTTTTGAATTTGCCCGTACCGGTAATAGTATATGGAGAACCAGGGGCTGCAGTAACCGTACAAGTACTGTCACTTGCAAAATTAAGAAGAAGGCCGAAACTTCCTTTAAATATAGACGAATGGAGATTCCCATTTACAGCTACCTGATTTTTCCCGGAAGTAGCCAGGTTCCAAAGTTCATTATCCACAATATAGGTAGCATGGTAAACATTCGTTTCCAAAACCGCATTAGATGCATCTTTTACAACGCTAATTCCCCTATGCAGGAAATTGCCGGAATATGGATTTACAAAGTTCACGGCAAACATTGTGAAATTTTTAGGTACCACGTCCCAATCGGCTGCAATTCGGGGATCCGGATTAGTCTTGGATGATCTGCCCACCAAAATCGAATCCACATCTTTTGAAGCCACTATCCTGACAGGAATAACATAATTCAGTTTTATTGCCCTCGGATCATTGAAAAAGGCATCAGTTAACTGTACTTCGACATTTCCGTTGAACTTCCCTTTAGGAACAGTCAGTTTGTTAGAACTTAAATTATAGTATTCCTTTGGCATCAAACGAATGGTATCGGAGGTAGATGCAAACAAAGCATGATTGCAAAGGCTATCCTCAACAGCTATATCAAACACCCTGTCTTTAGTATTGGTATATACTCCACCAATAGCTATAGAAATCAGGAATTTGTGATTGTTGTCATTTGAATTGTCATAAATATAATCACCTAAAACCAAAGTTCTAATCGGGTATTGATAAGGGAAATATCCGGTAGTGTATTTATAATCCCCATATTCGATTTCATCATTCTTGCAGGAATACAACAATCCCATCAACAAGACGAATAAAATTATAATCTTTTTCATATCTCTAAATATTTCAAATTTTAATACGAAACTTTTATTTTCGACTACCATCCCTTGTTCTGGATTAAAGCATTAAACTTGAGGATCTCATTTTGAGGAAGTGGTCCGTAATGCATATAGTTGTTATCATATTTACGGTTTTCCACATCGACTATCGAATAAGTACTCCCATTGAACTGGATACCTTTGGCAGTTTCAGTCAAATCTGCGTTCCAACGGCGTAAATCCCAGAAACGGAAACCTTCAAAACAAAGTTCAAGTCTTCTTTCGTTACGGATTAAGGTCCGCATATCTTCCTTGGTTGAAATAGAAGCAAGGTAAGCATCAGGCTGTTTAATTCCGGCACGTTTACGAATAGCAGCAATTACATCACGGGCCGAGAAAGTACTAACCGTACCTTTTCCATCAGGCCCCCAAGCCTCATTAGCGGCCTCGGCATAATTAAGGAAAAGCTCCGTATAACGCATGTGTACTTCATAATGGTTTTTGGTTGAAGTGGAAGTAGGGTTCATGTTCACATCTTCACGCAAGAGTTTTCTCATATAATATCCGGTACGGGTAGAAGTAGCTAATGAATCTTTGGCATCCTTGCCCCCTCCAACACCGGTATGAATAATGGTGCTTTTCATGGAACAGCCGTTATAAGCAATATATAAAGCCAGACGCGGGTCCCTGTTGGCATAAGGATTTGCCGGATCATAATTGCTTGCCGGATCGGTTATAGGATAACCATTGGCCATAGGAAAGGCATCAACCAGGTTTTGTGTAGGATTGACATTGCCATTTCCAAAGAGAGACGGAGGAAAGTTTGCACTTTCTCGAGAATTTGAAGCTGATCGCGGTCTTCTCCATACAATCTCTTTT is part of the Bacteroidota bacterium genome and harbors:
- a CDS encoding alginate lyase family protein, translating into MKLLSISIAVFLFLCPASYGSQPDRDQKIGAAPSSKNAEDSLLFSALNFDFPGMEEVRKYYKQGDWGKAKIAYLEFRRGKSKVKWNINPADKPRKAVSSLYPPADNIMKHLIEPSMSAPQAFLGERINWQYNPVDPSKPYFTKEWTWCNLNRMPFWNTLGKAYWATLDEKYAREWIAQMVGWVKDNPVPLDQDAGETLCWRTIESGIRMSGSWMNAYWYFLFSPSFTADVNATFVKGIIEHGQRLEKITIDYPQRSGNWITMECNGLGTIGILFPELKKAEEYRNVAFNRLYKELDKQVYPDGAEVELTTGYHQVSRSNFMELAKLAQKNNLPLPDKYLDKLKKMYEFNLYMMNPTGYLPPFNDAWFENATSSLKEAYEVWKDPKFLFGATLGKKGKKPRYDSYFFNYAGYYVMRSGWNYADNCLYFDAGPVGLGHEHEDMLNLFLYSKGKVLLTEPGTYSYDLSLWRRYVLSTPSHNTIIVDGKEQHRADIPGSRLIKEPLKNPWVTSPVFDYGAGTYSSGYQENKYVAVQFMPKKYVGEKDTSIRHTRHVIFLKPYYYVAVDFLNGTGVHNYEAHFNLDAPDAELDEATKAVRSLRPDSVQLGLFPMDPDGMFARIAKGEMNPILGWIPNENRKIPTVVYSKNEAAPATFSTLIYPYSGDKPNVSYNKIKTGQNNLWAEEIKTTYETLALVIRRNNEDSNYRIESGLVPAFNTNATLVIVREPRNKNDKYFGFYNLSAYKDANLAFNLEKASSLLIIKSAKKLLLYNPLNEVINVDFTLPVKSRYALPSKKWMILTSDSGLKESKERITLF
- a CDS encoding DUF5627 domain-containing protein produces the protein MKKIIILFVLLMGLLYSCKNDEIEYGDYKYTTGYFPYQYPIRTLVLGDYIYDNSNDNNHKFLISIAIGGVYTNTKDRVFDIAVEDSLCNHALFASTSDTIRLMPKEYYNLSSNKLTVPKGKFNGNVEVQLTDAFFNDPRAIKLNYVIPVRIVASKDVDSILVGRSSKTNPDPRIAADWDVVPKNFTMFAVNFVNPYSGNFLHRGISVVKDASNAVLETNVYHATYIVDNELWNLATSGKNQVAVNGNLHSSIFKGSFGLLLNFASDSTCTVTAAPGSPYTITGTGKFKKNADSWGNELRNAIHLNYQLSNGTNTYNATDTLVVRDRAVTLQTFVPTIFK
- a CDS encoding RagB/SusD family nutrient uptake outer membrane protein, giving the protein RIVKAFKSRVSLLAASPAFNVNNDPNLWADAANYAGAALNAINGISGIDPYGNKWYLGTYVDALKLTTNGIDQKEIVWRRPRSASNSRESANFPPSLFGNGNVNPTQNLVDAFPMANGYPITDPASNYDPANPYANRDPRLALYIAYNGCSMKSTIIHTGVGGGKDAKDSLATSTRTGYYMRKLLREDVNMNPTSTSTKNHYEVHMRYTELFLNYAEAANEAWGPDGKGTVSTFSARDVIAAIRKRAGIKQPDAYLASISTKEDMRTLIRNERRLELCFEGFRFWDLRRWNADLTETAKGIQFNGSTYSIVDVENRKYDNNYMHYGPLPQNEILKFNALIQNKGW